Proteins encoded by one window of Drosophila melanogaster chromosome X:
- the CG12507 gene encoding uncharacterized protein, whose translation MSENRVIHMWMRCLMPLLLANCIAANPSFEDPDRSLDMEAKDSSVVDTMGMGMGVLDPTQPKQMNYQKPPLGYKDYDYYLGSRRMADPYGADNDLSASSAIKIHGEGNLASLNRPVSGVAHKPLPWYGDYSGKLLASAPPMYPSRSYDPYIRRYDRYDEQYHRNYPQYFEDMYMHRQRFDPYDSYSPRIPQYPEPYVMYPDRYPDAPPLRDYPKLRRGYIGEPMAPIDSYSSSKYVSSKQSDLSFPVRNERIVYYAHLPEIVRTPYDSGSPEDRNSAPYKLNKKKIKNIQRPLANNSTTYKMTL comes from the exons ATGTCCGAGAATAGAGTAATCCATATGTGGATGCGATGTCTGAtgccactgctgctggccAACTGCATTGCGGCGAATCCCAGTTTCGAGGATCCTGACCGTAGTTTGGATATGGAGGCGAAGGACAGCAGCGTGGTGGATActatgggcatgggcatgggcgtCCTGGATCCTACGCAGCCAAAGCAGATGAATTACCAGAAGCCGCCATTGGGTTACAAGGACTACGATTACTATCTGGGATCTCGACGAATGGCAGATCCCTATGGGGCCGATAATGATCTGAGTGCCTCGTCCGCCATTAAGATTCATGGCGAAGGCAATTTGGCTTCGCTAAACAGGCCAGTCAGTGGTGTCGCCCACAAACCACTGCCCTGGTATGGCGATTATTCCGGCAAACTGCTGGCCAGTGCTCCCCCGATGTACCCGTCCAGGTCCTACGATCCCTATATTCGCCGCTACGACAG ATATGATGAGCAGTACCATAGGAACTATCCACAGTACTTTGAGGACATGTACATGCACCGGCAACGTTTCGATCCGTATGATAGCTATAGTCCCCGGATACCGCAGTATCCGGAACCCTACGTTATGTATCCCGACCGCTACCCGGATGCCCCGCCTTTGAGGGATTATCCGAAATTGCGGCGCGGATACATCGGTGAACCCATGGCGCCCATCGATTcctacagcagcagcaagtacGTCTCTTCGAAGCAGTCCGACCTGAGTTTTCCGGTTCGTAACGAACGCATCGTATACTACGCCCACCTGCCGGAAATCGTACGGACACCATATGATAGTGGATCACCGGAGGATCGAAACTCGGCGCCTTACAAGCTGAAcaagaagaaaatcaaaaatattcagCGGCCTTTAGCGAATAATTCTACCACGTATAAAATGACATTGTAG
- the kat80 gene encoding katanin 80, isoform B — MALPRKLISKIYDIKAHDSRVTSLDLGETGRVLVTGGEDRNVNLWAIGQNECFMSLTGHNRSIDCVRFAYKDNFVYSADDIGIIRRWDLNSQKIYSTLNGHMKSVRTLDFNPSGEYVVSGSNDTTVRLWDVQNENNCIKVCRGHMSHVNSVKFSPDGLWIASAGLEGSILIWDIRKSKQIMEFIADPPVTAITCVQFHPFEFLLAAGRVDGTVSIYDLEHQQLVSQTTHFYGQAIRCITFSDNGECLFVGSSSGISVIGWEPDRELDHIKSTWSSLADMKVVNNKLICGCHEIDTVSINTISLDRVIPFYQPPNSLPNFKHNSTNRKSFTRGNQKFRLSVGGAKPAQVQEEHEGDKSGLSSPNYSLEVVNEAVLESAETSPMSSLPPVHLASMAGSSADLAPHHVVYGGAIDSALRQGKYSRVPDNMASYGSSYGAIDTRLMSLNEPSSLHKPDIYNLYPLDKNEEADVQQLEFNLNDSNPPILNNYDNYEMAEDFPVNQNLNYITNNYKPVPATSTINASSKSIKKTTTTTLHKRTTNNMAGAKQTSTGIFGGSKLSQVSSVSSMELHKLDDNMVLKKSSSSNVVNKNKRPMGSAQSQFSKENNQQKNINVEIITKPPMRSRTTLDMRTSHQAKTQEKQIHQQQPMNNRIIMDDHDFDMLSRSHEAVLQELSNRQSSLDLLRHATRSHDVLGALRQARSCGKSIFIDLLGAILEKPSSWNLDFCMFVLPEIYELLQSQHKFHFTRACDTLRIILSNFLPTIQENLDSWAANGLGVDVTREDRQRKCAECQRWLLQIKNLPESTHFGSTLSQLQNIIIF; from the exons ATGGCGCTGCCCAGAAAACTGATATCCAAGATCT ACGATATAAAGGCACATGATAGCAGGGTCACGAGCCTTGATCTTGGCGAAACTGGACGAGTGCTGGTCACCGGAGGAGAGGATCGCAATGTGAACCTCTGGGCGATTGGTCAAAATGAGTGCTTTATG TCTCTGACGGGCCACAATCGTTCCATCGATTGCGTGCGTTTTGCTTATAAGGATAACTTTGTCTACTCCGCCGACGACATCGGTATAATCCGAAGATGGGATCTGAATTCACAGAAAATCTACTCCACGCTAAATGGCCACATGAAGAGTGTTCGCACTCTGGACTTTAACCCGTCTGGAGAATATGTGGTGTCCGGGAGCAATGATACCACCGTCAG GCTTTGGGACGTGCAGAACGAAAACAACTGCATTAAGGTATGTCGCGGCCACATGTCCCACGTGAATTCCGTAAAATTCTCGCCGGATGGTCTTTGGATTGCCTCTGCTGGCCTGGAGGGTTCCATACTCATCTGGGACATACGGAAGAGCAAACAGATAATGGAGTTCATAGCCGATCCGCCGGTTACGGCTATCACATGCGTGCAATTCCATCCGTTTGAGTTCCTGCTGGCCGCCGGTCGCGTCGATGGCACCGTTTCCATTTACGATCTGGAACACCAGCAGCTCGTCTCGCAGACCACGCACTTCTATGGCCAGGCCATCAGGTGTATAACCTTTAG tGACAATGGCGAGTGCCTTTTTGTTGGCAGTTCTTCGGGCATTTCGGTAATTGGATGGGAACCGGATCGTGAGCTGGACCATATAAAAAGCACCTGGTCCTCCTTGGCGGACATGAAAGTGGTCAACAATAAGTTG ATCTGTGGTTGTCATGAGATCGACACCGTTTCAATCAACACCATCAGTCTGGATCGAGTGATACCATTCTATCAGCCGCCAAACTCACTACCCAACTTTAAGCACAACTCGACGAACCGAAAGAGCTTTACACGTGGCAACCAGAAGTTCAGGCTGTCAGTTGGCGGTGCCAAGCCGGCACAGGTGCAGGAGGAGCACGAGGGCGACAAGAGTGGATTGTCCTCGCCCAACTATAGTCTGGAGGTTGTGAACGAGGCGGTGCTGGAGTCGGCGGAGACTTCTCCAATGTCCTCGTTGCCACCTGTCCACTTGGCTTCGATGGCCGGATCGTCGGCGGACTTGGCGCCGCATCATGTCGTATATGGCGGAGCAATCGATTCTGCCCTAAGGCAGGGTAAGTACTCCAGAGTGCCTGATAATATGGCCAGCTATGGCAGTAGTTACGGGGCCATCGATACCCGCCTGATGTCCTTGAACGAACCCAGTTCACTGCACAAGCCGGACATTTACAATCTATATCCGCTGGACAAGAACGAGGAGGCGGATGTGCAGCAGTTGGAGTTCAATCTGAACGATAGCAATCCGCCAATACTCAACAACTATGATAACTACGAAATGGCCGAGGACTTTCCGGTCAATCAGAACCTGAACTACATTACCAATAACTATAAGCCAGTGCCCGCAACCTCCACGATCAACGCCTCGTCCAAGTCGATCAAGAAGACCACTACCACCACCCTGCACAAGAGGACAACGAACAACATGGCCGGCGCGAAGCAGACGTCCACGGGCATCTTTGGTGGCAGCAAGCTAAGCCAGGTCTCCTCGGTCAGCTCCATGGAACTGCACAAGCTGGACGACAACATGGTACTGAAAaagtcctcctcctcgaatGTCGTCAACAAGAACAAGCGGCCAATGGGCTCGGCCCAGAGTCAGTTCAGCAAGGAGAACAATCAACAGAAAAATATCAATGTGGAGATCATCACAAAGCCACCGATGCGATCCCGCACCACCCTGGATATGCGTACGTCGCACCAGGCTAAAACTCAGGAAAAGCAAATTCAC cagcagcagccaatgAACAATCGCATTATAATGGATGATCACGACTTCGATATGCTCTCGAGATCACACGAGGCTGTGCTGCAGGAGCTGAGCAATCGTCAGTCTAGCCTGGATTTGCTGCGGCACGCAACAAG GTCTCACGATGTGCTGGGCGCATTAAGGCAGGCAAGGAGCTGTGGCAAATCCATTTTCATAGATCTACTCGGAGCCATACTGGAGAAACC GTCCTCGTGGAACTTGGACTTCTGCATGTTTGTGCTGCCAGAGATTTACGAACTCTTGCAAAGCCAACACAAGTT CCACTTTACGAGAGCCTGTGATACCCTGCGTATTATATTGTCGAACTTCTTGCCAACTATACAGGAGAACCTCGATTCCTGGGCCGCCAATGGCCTGGGCGTCGATGTGACACGCGAGGATCGACAGAGGAAGTGCGCCGAGTGCCAGCGGTGGTTGTTGCAAATCAAGAACCTGCCCGAGAGCACACACTTTGGGTCCACGCTGTCACAATTACAaaacataattattttctaa
- the Mfe2 gene encoding peroxisomal multifunctional enzyme type 2, isoform B yields the protein MSSSDGKLRYDGRVAVVTGAGAGLGREYALLFAERGAKVVVNDLGGTHSGDGASQRAADIVVDEIRKAGGEAVADYNSVIDGAKVIETAIKAFGRVDILVNNAGILRDRSLVKTSEQDWNLVNDVHLKGSFKCTQAAFPYMKKQNYGRIIMTSSNSGIYGNFGQVNYTAAKMGLIGLANTVAIEGARNNVLCNVIVPTAASRMTEGILPDILFNELKPKLIAPVVAYLCHESCEDNGSYIESAAGWATKLHMVRGKGAVLRPSLDDPVTIEYVKDVWSNVTDMSKAKHLGAIAEASGTLLEVLEKLKEGGGDAIEDAFEFNSKELITYALGIGASVKNAKDMRFLYENDADFAAIPTFFVLPGLLLQMSTDKLLSKALPNSQVDFSNILHGEQYLEIVDDLPTSGTLLTNGKVFDVMDKGSGAVVVTNSESFDESGRLLVRNQSTTFIVGAGKFGGKKDPIAGVVPLQPAPNRQPDATVQYTTSEDQAALYRLSGDKNPLHIDPQMALLAGFKTPILHGLCTLGFSVRAVLAQFADNNPALFKAVKVRFSGPVIPGQTLRVDLWKQGTRINFRTVVVETGKEVISGAYVDLKSSQAKL from the exons ATGTCCTCATCCGATGGAAAACTTCGTTACGATGGCCGTGTGGCGGTGGTGACGGGAGCTGGTGCCGGTTTGGGCCGCGAGTACGCACTGCTCTTCGCGGAGCGTGGCGCCAAGGTGGTGGTCAACGATCTGGGTGGCACCCACTCCGGCGATGGAGCATCGCAGCGGGCCGCCGACATTGTGGTGGATGAGATCCGTAAGGCCGGCGGCGAGGCGGTGGCCGACTACAACTCGGTAATCGATGGGGCAAAGGTCATCGAGACGGCCATCAAAGCTTTCGGACGCGTCGATATCCTGGTCAACAATGCCGGCATTCTACGCGACAGGAGTCTGGTGAAGACCAGCGAACAGGACTGGAATCTGGTCAACGATGTCCATCTGAAGGGCAGCTTTAAGTGCACCCAGGCGGCATTCCCGTACATGAAGAAGCAGAACTATGGCCGCATCATCATGACATCGTCCAACTCGGGCATCTATGGTAATTTCGGGCAGGTCAACTACACTGCCGCCAAGATGGGCCTCATCGGATTGGCCAACACGGTTGCCATCGAGGGAGCCCGCAACAATGTTCTTTGCAACGTCATCGTGCCAACTGCCGCCAGTCGAATGACCGAGGGCATTCTGCCCGACATTCTCTTCAACGAGCTGAAGCCCAAGCTGATTGCTCCCGTAGTGGCCTACTTGTGCCACGAGTCCTGCGAGGATAATG GTAGCTATATCGAGAGTGCCGCCGGCTGGGCCACCAAGCTGCACATGGTTCGCGGCAAGGGCGCTGTGCTGCGTCCTTCGCTGGACGACCCCGTGACCATTGAGTACGTCAAGGATGTGTGGTCGAATGTGACCGACATGTCCAAGGCCAAGCACTTGGGTGCCATCGCAGAGGCCTCCGGCACCCTGCTGGAAGTGCTTGAGAAGCTCAAGGAAGGCGGCGGCGACGCCATCGAGGATGCCTTCGAGTTCAATAGCAAAGAGCTTATTACCTACGCCCTGGGCATTGGGGCATCCGTCAAAAACGCGAAGGACATGCGCTTCCTGTACGAAAACGATGCCGATTTCGCCGCCATTCCAACTTTCTTCGTTCTGCCCGGCCTTCTGCTGCAAATGTCCACCGACAAGCTGCTCAGCAAGGCTTTGCCCAACAGCCAAGTGGACTTCAGCAACATTCTGCACGGCGAACAGTACCTAGAGATCGTTGACGATCTGCCCACCAGTGGCACTTTGCTGACCAACGGCAAGGTCTTCGATGTTATGGACAAGGGATCCGGCGCCGTGGTCGTCACCAATAGCGAGTCGTTCGACGAAAGTGGCCGCCTGTTGGTGCGCAACCAGAGCACCACTTTCATTGTCGGCGCTGGCAAATTCGGAGGCAAGAAGGATCCCATCGCTGGTGTAGTTCCGCTGCAGCCGGCGCCCAATCGCCAACCGGACGCAACCGTCCAGTATACGACCAGCGAGGACCAGGCGGCGCTGTACCGTCTGTCCGGCGACAAGAACCCCCTGCATATCGATCCCCAGATGGCCCTGCTGGCCGGCTTCAAGACACCCATCCTCCATGGACTCTGCACACTGGGCTTCTCGGTGCGCGCCGTGCTCGCTCAGTTTGCGGACAACAACCCGGCTCTGTTCAAGGCTGTCAAAGTGCGCTTCTCCGGACCCGTAATTCCGGGCCAGACTTTGCGCGTGGACTTGTGGAAGCAGGGCACACGCATCAACTTCCGCACCGTGGTCGTGGAGACCGGCAAGGAGGTCATATCCGGCGCCTATGTCGACCTGAAGAGCTCACAGGCCAAGCTGTAA
- the Prosalpha4 gene encoding proteasome alpha4 subunit: protein MSSRYDRAVTIFSPDGHLLQVEYAQEAVRKGSTAVGVRGANCVVLGVEKKSVAQLQEDRKVRKICMLDNHVVMAFAGLTADARIMINRAQVECQSHRLNVEDPVTLEYITRFIAQLKQKYTQSNGRRPFGISCLIGGFDADGSAHLFQTEPSGIFYEYKANATGRSAKVVREFFEKSYREEEVANEHGAVKLAIRALLEVAQSGQNNLEVAIMENGKPLKMLDTDVITDYVKIIEKEKEEELEKKKQKK, encoded by the exons ATGTCCTCACGCTACGATCGTGCTGTAACCATATTCTCTCCCGACGGTCACCTCCTGCAGGTGGAGTATGCCCAGGAGGCCGTTCGCAAGGGATCGACTGCG GTCGGAGTTCGCGGCGCCAACTGCGTTGTGCTTGGCGTGGAGAAGAAGTCGGTGGCCCAACTGCAGGAGGATCGAAAGGTGCGCAAGATTTGCATGCTCGACAACCACGTTGTAATGGCTTTTGCCGGTCTCACGGCCGACGCTCGCATCATGATCAATCGTGCCCAGGTGGAGTGCCAGAGCCATCGTCTCAATGTCGAGGATCCCGTGACCCTCGAGTACATAACCAG ATTCATTGCCCAGCTGAAACAAAAATACACGCAGAGCAATGGCCGCCGTCCCTTCGGTATTTCCTGCCTTATTGGCGGCTTCGATGCCGATGGCTCTGCGCATCTGTTCCAGACTGAGCCGTCGGGCATTTTCTACGAGTATAAGGCTAACGCCACCGGGCGATCGGCAAAGGTTGTGCGCGAGTTCTTCGAGAAGTCCTACCGCGAGGAGGAGGTGGCCAACGAGCACGGAGCCGTCAAACTGGCCATCCGTGCGCTGCTCGAGGTGGCGCAGTCAGGCCAGAACAATCTGGAGGTGGCCATCATGGAGAACGGCAAGCCACTGAAAATGCTGGACACCGATGTCATTACCGATTATGTTAAGATCAtcgagaaggagaaggaggaggagctcgagaagaagaaacagaaaaagtaA
- the kat80 gene encoding katanin 80, isoform C, whose protein sequence is MALPRKLISKIYDIKAHDSRVTSLDLGETGRVLVTGGEDRNVNLWAIGQNECFMSLTGHNRSIDCVRFAYKDNFVYSADDIGIIRRWDLNSQKIYSTLNGHMKSVRTLDFNPSGEYVVSGSNDTTVRLWDVQNENNCIKVCRGHMSHVNSVKFSPDGLWIASAGLEGSILIWDIRKSKQIMEFIADPPVTAITCVQFHPFEFLLAAGRVDGTVSIYDLEHQQLVSQTTHFYGQAIRCITFSDNGECLFVGSSSGISVIGWEPDRELDHIKSTWSSLADMKVVNNKLICGCHEIDTVSINTISLDRVIPFYQPPNSLPNFKHNSTNRKSFTRGNQKFRLSVGGAKPAQVQEEHEGDKSGLSSPNYSLEVVNEAVLESAETSPMSSLPPVHLASMAGSSADLAPHHVVYGGAIDSALRQGKYSRVPDNMASYGSSYGAIDTRLMSLNEPSSLHKPDIYNLYPLDKNEEADVQQLEFNLNDSNPPILNNYDNYEMAEDFPVNQNLNYITNNYKPVPATSTINASSKSIKKTTTTTLHKRTTNNMAGAKQTSTGIFGGSKLSQVSSVSSMELHKLDDNMVLKKSSSSNVVNKNKRPMGSAQSQFSKENNQQKNINVEIITKPPMRSRTTLDMRTSHQAKTQEKQIHQQPMNNRIIMDDHDFDMLSRSHEAVLQELSNRQSSLDLLRHATRSHDVLGALRQARSCGKSIFIDLLGAILEKPSSWNLDFCMFVLPEIYELLQSQHKFHFTRACDTLRIILSNFLPTIQENLDSWAANGLGVDVTREDRQRKCAECQRWLLQIKNLPESTHFGSTLSQLQNIIIF, encoded by the exons ATGGCGCTGCCCAGAAAACTGATATCCAAGATCT ACGATATAAAGGCACATGATAGCAGGGTCACGAGCCTTGATCTTGGCGAAACTGGACGAGTGCTGGTCACCGGAGGAGAGGATCGCAATGTGAACCTCTGGGCGATTGGTCAAAATGAGTGCTTTATG TCTCTGACGGGCCACAATCGTTCCATCGATTGCGTGCGTTTTGCTTATAAGGATAACTTTGTCTACTCCGCCGACGACATCGGTATAATCCGAAGATGGGATCTGAATTCACAGAAAATCTACTCCACGCTAAATGGCCACATGAAGAGTGTTCGCACTCTGGACTTTAACCCGTCTGGAGAATATGTGGTGTCCGGGAGCAATGATACCACCGTCAG GCTTTGGGACGTGCAGAACGAAAACAACTGCATTAAGGTATGTCGCGGCCACATGTCCCACGTGAATTCCGTAAAATTCTCGCCGGATGGTCTTTGGATTGCCTCTGCTGGCCTGGAGGGTTCCATACTCATCTGGGACATACGGAAGAGCAAACAGATAATGGAGTTCATAGCCGATCCGCCGGTTACGGCTATCACATGCGTGCAATTCCATCCGTTTGAGTTCCTGCTGGCCGCCGGTCGCGTCGATGGCACCGTTTCCATTTACGATCTGGAACACCAGCAGCTCGTCTCGCAGACCACGCACTTCTATGGCCAGGCCATCAGGTGTATAACCTTTAG tGACAATGGCGAGTGCCTTTTTGTTGGCAGTTCTTCGGGCATTTCGGTAATTGGATGGGAACCGGATCGTGAGCTGGACCATATAAAAAGCACCTGGTCCTCCTTGGCGGACATGAAAGTGGTCAACAATAAGTTG ATCTGTGGTTGTCATGAGATCGACACCGTTTCAATCAACACCATCAGTCTGGATCGAGTGATACCATTCTATCAGCCGCCAAACTCACTACCCAACTTTAAGCACAACTCGACGAACCGAAAGAGCTTTACACGTGGCAACCAGAAGTTCAGGCTGTCAGTTGGCGGTGCCAAGCCGGCACAGGTGCAGGAGGAGCACGAGGGCGACAAGAGTGGATTGTCCTCGCCCAACTATAGTCTGGAGGTTGTGAACGAGGCGGTGCTGGAGTCGGCGGAGACTTCTCCAATGTCCTCGTTGCCACCTGTCCACTTGGCTTCGATGGCCGGATCGTCGGCGGACTTGGCGCCGCATCATGTCGTATATGGCGGAGCAATCGATTCTGCCCTAAGGCAGGGTAAGTACTCCAGAGTGCCTGATAATATGGCCAGCTATGGCAGTAGTTACGGGGCCATCGATACCCGCCTGATGTCCTTGAACGAACCCAGTTCACTGCACAAGCCGGACATTTACAATCTATATCCGCTGGACAAGAACGAGGAGGCGGATGTGCAGCAGTTGGAGTTCAATCTGAACGATAGCAATCCGCCAATACTCAACAACTATGATAACTACGAAATGGCCGAGGACTTTCCGGTCAATCAGAACCTGAACTACATTACCAATAACTATAAGCCAGTGCCCGCAACCTCCACGATCAACGCCTCGTCCAAGTCGATCAAGAAGACCACTACCACCACCCTGCACAAGAGGACAACGAACAACATGGCCGGCGCGAAGCAGACGTCCACGGGCATCTTTGGTGGCAGCAAGCTAAGCCAGGTCTCCTCGGTCAGCTCCATGGAACTGCACAAGCTGGACGACAACATGGTACTGAAAaagtcctcctcctcgaatGTCGTCAACAAGAACAAGCGGCCAATGGGCTCGGCCCAGAGTCAGTTCAGCAAGGAGAACAATCAACAGAAAAATATCAATGTGGAGATCATCACAAAGCCACCGATGCGATCCCGCACCACCCTGGATATGCGTACGTCGCACCAGGCTAAAACTCAGGAAAAGCAAATTCAC cagcagccaatgAACAATCGCATTATAATGGATGATCACGACTTCGATATGCTCTCGAGATCACACGAGGCTGTGCTGCAGGAGCTGAGCAATCGTCAGTCTAGCCTGGATTTGCTGCGGCACGCAACAAG GTCTCACGATGTGCTGGGCGCATTAAGGCAGGCAAGGAGCTGTGGCAAATCCATTTTCATAGATCTACTCGGAGCCATACTGGAGAAACC GTCCTCGTGGAACTTGGACTTCTGCATGTTTGTGCTGCCAGAGATTTACGAACTCTTGCAAAGCCAACACAAGTT CCACTTTACGAGAGCCTGTGATACCCTGCGTATTATATTGTCGAACTTCTTGCCAACTATACAGGAGAACCTCGATTCCTGGGCCGCCAATGGCCTGGGCGTCGATGTGACACGCGAGGATCGACAGAGGAAGTGCGCCGAGTGCCAGCGGTGGTTGTTGCAAATCAAGAACCTGCCCGAGAGCACACACTTTGGGTCCACGCTGTCACAATTACAaaacataattattttctaa